In Methanobacterium sp., the following proteins share a genomic window:
- a CDS encoding 2-isopropylmalate synthase yields the protein MNTRIFDTTLRDGEQTPGVSLTPDEKLRIAMKLDELGVDVIEAGSAITSAGEREGIKKIVSEGLKAEICSFARAVKADVDAVLECDADSVHLVVPTSNLHIKHKLRKTREEVKSLALESTEYAVDHGLLVELSAEDSTRSDLDFLTQLFKEGIDTGAKRICACDTVGMLTPERSYDFYNHLSKLGVPLSAHCHNDFGLAVANSLAGLRAGAGQVHCTINGIGERAGNASLEEIVVALYSLYDVKTNINIGMLYEVSKMVARMTGVYLQPNKAIVGENAFAHESGIHADGVIKKAETYEPITPELVGHRRKFIMGKHIGSSALKQRLEEMDLHVTPEKFNQIFNRVKSLGDMGKRVTDVDLEAIAEDVMGIVAEKVIELEELTIVSGNKVTPTASIRLKINDTETLEAGIGIGPVDAAIVAIKKSIKDFVDIELEEYHVDAITGGTDALIDVIVKLRHNGDVVTARSTQPDIINASVEAYLSGVNKILSDKGKIKRVREGDL from the coding sequence TTGAACACCCGAATATTTGATACAACACTTAGAGATGGTGAACAAACACCAGGAGTGTCCTTAACTCCTGATGAAAAACTTAGAATAGCCATGAAACTTGATGAGTTAGGCGTGGACGTTATTGAAGCTGGTTCTGCAATTACTTCAGCGGGTGAGCGAGAAGGAATTAAAAAAATTGTATCTGAAGGACTTAAAGCTGAAATATGCAGTTTTGCAAGGGCGGTTAAAGCTGATGTTGATGCTGTACTTGAATGCGATGCAGACAGTGTTCATTTAGTTGTTCCAACTTCCAATCTCCATATAAAACATAAATTAAGGAAAACAAGGGAAGAAGTCAAATCTCTTGCACTTGAAAGCACTGAATATGCTGTTGATCACGGATTACTGGTTGAGCTATCTGCTGAAGATTCAACAAGAAGTGATCTTGATTTTCTAACACAGTTATTTAAAGAAGGAATAGATACCGGTGCAAAAAGAATATGTGCATGCGATACAGTGGGAATGCTAACACCAGAGAGGTCTTATGACTTTTACAATCATCTTTCAAAATTAGGCGTGCCTCTAAGTGCGCACTGCCACAATGATTTTGGTTTAGCTGTTGCAAACTCCCTTGCAGGTTTAAGGGCAGGGGCAGGCCAGGTGCACTGTACAATTAATGGAATAGGCGAGAGAGCAGGGAATGCATCACTTGAAGAAATTGTAGTTGCTCTTTACTCATTATACGATGTGAAGACAAATATAAACATTGGAATGCTATATGAAGTTTCAAAAATGGTTGCAAGAATGACCGGGGTTTATTTACAACCCAATAAAGCTATTGTTGGTGAAAACGCATTTGCACATGAATCAGGGATACATGCAGATGGAGTAATCAAAAAAGCAGAAACATATGAACCTATTACTCCAGAACTTGTTGGCCACAGACGTAAATTTATAATGGGGAAACATATAGGTTCCAGTGCACTTAAACAACGACTTGAAGAAATGGATTTACATGTAACACCTGAAAAGTTTAATCAGATATTTAACAGGGTTAAGTCACTTGGTGATATGGGTAAACGCGTTACAGATGTTGATTTAGAGGCAATTGCAGAAGATGTGATGGGAATAGTTGCTGAAAAGGTAATTGAACTGGAAGAACTGACCATAGTATCTGGAAATAAAGTTACTCCCACCGCTTCTATACGGCTTAAAATTAATGATACTGAAACTTTAGAAGCAGGTATCGGTATAGGTCCAGTAGACGCTGCAATAGTTGCTATTAAAAAAAGTATCAAAGATTTTGTGGATATAGAGCTTGAAGAGTATCATGTAGATGCTATTACAGGCGGTACCGATGCATTGATCGATGTTATTGTAAAACTTAGACATAACGGTGATGTAGTTACAGCAAGAAGTACACAGCCAGATATTATAAATGCAAGTGTAGAAGCTTATTTAAGTGGCGTAAATAAAATATTAAGCGATAAAGGGAAAATTAAAAGGGTGAGAGAAGGAGATTTGTAA
- a CDS encoding geranylgeranyl reductase family protein, with amino-acid sequence MKDYDVAVVGAGPVGSTFARYAVEKGLKVAIFEKKKEVGVPLQCAGLLGKKIKDVNILPDEFIINEINGAYLHSPSDTMLTVSKKEPVAYVLDRIAYDKFLTKLAVEKGAELFLNHRVENVDIEKGEIYLKDKKITAKVIAGADGYSSVVSKKFNRDFASVQAAQYLVDTGTDSFSEDYVHLYADSKISPGFLWIIPLSKSTARVGLFGNREYKDLNNILKDFTANNEYLKDSKIVKKYHGVIPVNNYKNDIVNKRAILIGDAASQVKPTTGGGLIIGFVCAKKAADVVYKAVKANDIKILKNYQEEYRKMYKNELKMQVKVQKTFESLSNEDLDSMFLKLKEKGAEEMISKYGDMDTQSPLVKEMLKTGMLFSILPKILSRRISNLWTSGSK; translated from the coding sequence ATGAAGGATTATGACGTTGCAGTAGTTGGTGCTGGCCCTGTAGGTTCCACATTTGCAAGATATGCAGTAGAAAAAGGTCTTAAAGTGGCAATATTTGAAAAAAAGAAAGAAGTGGGTGTTCCATTACAATGTGCAGGGCTTCTTGGCAAAAAAATAAAAGATGTGAATATTTTACCTGATGAATTCATAATAAATGAAATAAATGGAGCTTATCTGCATTCACCATCCGACACCATGCTCACAGTAAGTAAAAAAGAGCCTGTGGCTTATGTATTAGATAGAATTGCCTATGATAAATTTTTAACAAAATTAGCCGTGGAAAAAGGGGCAGAACTCTTTTTAAACCATAGGGTAGAAAATGTAGACATAGAAAAAGGAGAAATATATCTTAAAGATAAAAAAATAACTGCAAAAGTCATTGCAGGTGCAGATGGTTATTCATCTGTAGTATCTAAAAAATTTAACCGTGATTTTGCCTCGGTGCAGGCAGCACAATATTTAGTCGATACAGGCACTGATTCATTTAGTGAAGATTACGTTCATCTTTATGCAGATTCGAAAATCTCTCCTGGTTTTTTATGGATCATTCCACTTTCAAAATCAACTGCAAGGGTAGGTTTATTTGGAAATAGAGAATATAAAGATTTAAACAACATTTTAAAAGATTTTACGGCCAATAACGAGTATCTGAAGGATTCTAAAATAGTGAAAAAATACCACGGCGTAATTCCAGTAAACAACTACAAAAACGACATAGTAAATAAAAGAGCAATACTCATAGGAGACGCCGCTTCTCAGGTAAAGCCCACAACCGGTGGCGGCCTTATAATAGGCTTTGTATGTGCAAAAAAAGCTGCAGACGTGGTTTATAAAGCTGTAAAAGCAAATGATATCAAAATCCTAAAAAATTATCAGGAAGAATACAGAAAAATGTATAAAAACGAACTTAAAATGCAAGTTAAAGTTCAAAAGACATTTGAATCCCTCAGCAATGAAGATCTTGATTCAATGTTTTTAAAACTTAAAGAAAAGGGAGCAGAAGAGATGATTTCAAAATATGGGGACATGGACACCCAATCTCCTTTGGTTAAAGAAATGCTTAAAACAGGAATGCTTTTTTCAATTCTTCCAAAGATACTATCACGCAGAATATCAAATCTATGGACATCAGGCTCCAAATAA
- a CDS encoding DUF2149 domain-containing protein — protein sequence NREDEDPMAGSANLVDAMLVIAVGLLIFLVISGDMQSAVFSDTSPEEKELPIESIQNAPEVQMGKGISDTSQEGFVEMGTVYKDPKTGKLIMVE from the coding sequence TCAATAGAGAAGATGAAGACCCCATGGCAGGCTCAGCCAACCTCGTAGACGCCATGCTCGTTATTGCGGTAGGACTTCTCATATTTCTTGTGATCTCAGGGGATATGCAAAGTGCTGTTTTCTCTGATACATCACCAGAAGAAAAAGAATTGCCTATTGAATCAATACAAAACGCTCCTGAGGTCCAGATGGGAAAAGGTATCAGTGACACATCTCAGGAAGGATTTGTTGAAATGGGAACCGTGTACAAAGATCCTAAAACAGGTAAATTAATCATGGTAGAATGA
- a CDS encoding ferritin family protein, which yields MEQTAKEMEISKGTEMEEIVEANFKGECTEVGMYMAMARLAQRDGLPEVAEVLKTIAGEEAEHAAMFAEMNGLIKPTLKENLEMMIKGETIANKEKKKAAKRAEEIGMDPAHHFFDESSRDEARHAWMLKGVLKRYF from the coding sequence ATGGAACAAACAGCTAAAGAAATGGAAATTTCTAAAGGAACAGAGATGGAAGAGATTGTTGAAGCAAATTTTAAAGGTGAATGCACTGAAGTTGGTATGTATATGGCCATGGCCAGACTGGCTCAAAGAGACGGACTGCCTGAAGTGGCTGAAGTGCTTAAAACCATCGCTGGGGAAGAAGCAGAGCATGCTGCTATGTTTGCTGAGATGAATGGCCTTATAAAACCTACCCTCAAAGAAAATCTGGAGATGATGATTAAAGGGGAAACTATTGCTAATAAGGAAAAGAAAAAAGCTGCTAAGAGAGCTGAAGAGATTGGTATGGATCCGGCTCACCACTTCTTTGATGAAAGCTCCAGAGATGAAGCTCGCCATGCATGGATGTTAAAAGGTGTCCTGAAACGTTACTTCTAA
- a CDS encoding TIGR01177 family methyltransferase, whose product MEIIFILSGEHKTLPESEVTACLEAEKIDFNIKFQDCGILILEINGKDYNLINIIGKRLAYVHEVCKFLFKTSCKNLKEDVEKYPWEELVKKDYAVRVKKSTIFESPQTRSVWGIKNRVFESEVNSVKMEQEIGGVIKSKLGENVKVNLENPATFIRTIVLDDSILITERIFKVPKKHFYELKPHKRPFFYPGSMSPKLARGMCNLSRVKKGSIVLDPFCGTGGILIEAGIIGAEVIGIDIDEKMVEGTIKNLEYCGIKDYDVFKGDARNIELQFKVDAVVTDPPYGISASTAGVQSKKIYEDTLFSMQKVIKKDGYICMATPHYLDIDTLISHTKFKIIEQYEIRMHKSLTRVISVLQPFKKG is encoded by the coding sequence ATGGAAATTATCTTCATTCTATCTGGAGAACATAAAACTTTACCAGAATCAGAAGTAACAGCATGTTTAGAAGCTGAAAAAATTGATTTTAATATAAAATTTCAGGATTGTGGAATTCTAATTCTTGAAATCAACGGAAAAGATTATAATTTAATTAATATCATTGGAAAAAGGCTTGCTTACGTCCATGAAGTTTGTAAATTCCTGTTTAAAACCAGCTGCAAGAATCTAAAAGAAGATGTTGAAAAATACCCCTGGGAAGAGCTCGTTAAAAAGGATTATGCAGTAAGGGTGAAAAAATCTACGATTTTTGAAAGCCCACAAACACGTAGTGTTTGGGGCATCAAAAACAGAGTTTTTGAAAGTGAAGTTAATTCTGTTAAAATGGAACAGGAGATTGGGGGCGTAATCAAAAGTAAATTAGGAGAAAATGTAAAGGTAAACCTTGAAAATCCAGCAACATTTATAAGAACCATTGTTCTGGATGATTCAATCTTAATCACTGAGAGGATCTTTAAAGTACCTAAAAAACATTTCTATGAACTTAAACCCCATAAAAGACCCTTTTTTTACCCGGGATCAATGAGCCCCAAGCTTGCAAGGGGAATGTGCAACCTGTCAAGGGTTAAAAAGGGGAGCATTGTTTTAGATCCTTTCTGTGGAACAGGAGGCATTTTAATTGAAGCAGGGATAATTGGTGCTGAGGTAATTGGAATAGATATTGATGAGAAAATGGTTGAAGGAACTATAAAAAACCTTGAATACTGTGGAATTAAGGATTATGATGTTTTCAAGGGAGATGCCAGAAACATTGAACTGCAGTTTAAAGTCGATGCAGTAGTAACTGATCCGCCTTATGGTATTTCAGCATCTACAGCCGGTGTTCAAAGTAAAAAAATTTATGAGGATACTCTTTTTTCCATGCAGAAGGTTATTAAAAAAGATGGATATATATGCATGGCTACCCCGCACTATCTGGATATTGATACACTTATCAGCCATACAAAATTTAAAATAATAGAACAATATGAAATAAGAATGCACAAAAGTTTAACCAGAGTAATCTCTGTATTACAACCTTTTAAAAAAGGTTGA
- a CDS encoding (Fe-S)-binding protein: MPHVAAITRNISEFGNSYGITTTHDENKQENMETVLFRGCTSTHKTPEILEAAEKLLKHKGIKYDVISNETCCGNILFNLGRRSSGFETVRKNIEKFKAAGVKRIITICPGCYNAFHKYYSGQDGFNLEIILAIDLLNGLTITGNDFEIQDPCHAKEKAYSLRMMVQSRNYESVSPCCGAGGGVMAHDRSLAKLKARKAVDNSPGKIVTYCPFCYLNLKSVNPDKIFDIYMLLDNHLSTVQCLL; encoded by the coding sequence ATGCCACATGTAGCTGCGATTACCAGAAATATCAGTGAATTTGGGAATTCTTATGGTATTACCACAACACATGATGAGAATAAACAGGAAAACATGGAAACTGTACTATTTAGGGGATGTACGTCCACACATAAAACACCTGAAATACTTGAAGCTGCAGAGAAACTGCTTAAACATAAAGGAATAAAATATGATGTTATCAGTAATGAAACCTGCTGTGGTAACATTCTGTTTAATTTAGGCCGCCGATCTTCAGGATTTGAAACAGTGCGAAAAAATATTGAAAAATTTAAAGCAGCAGGAGTTAAAAGAATCATAACGATATGTCCTGGGTGTTACAATGCTTTCCATAAATATTACAGTGGACAGGACGGATTTAATCTTGAAATAATTCTTGCCATTGACCTTTTAAATGGATTGACTATTACAGGAAATGATTTCGAAATCCAGGATCCCTGCCATGCCAAAGAAAAAGCTTATAGCCTGCGGATGATGGTTCAATCAAGAAATTATGAAAGTGTAAGTCCATGTTGTGGAGCAGGAGGAGGGGTTATGGCGCATGATAGGTCACTTGCAAAGTTGAAAGCAAGAAAAGCTGTGGATAATAGCCCTGGAAAAATAGTAACATATTGTCCCTTCTGCTATCTTAACCTGAAATCAGTGAATCCAGATAAGATTTTTGATATTTACATGCTGCTTGATAATCACCTGTCCACAGTGCAGTGTCTTTTATAA
- a CDS encoding metal-dependent transcriptional regulator, with amino-acid sequence MKISEPAEEILEKMWVFLEDEDDKLIPVNEYDKDALRELESLMLIEYEGDKVQLTSEGFEESKKIIRRHRLAEKLLHDVLGMSGEDMETAACNFEHIMEGGVEDSICTVLFHPEECPHGNPIPPCECLEEARKSAAEVKKVLEKSILPLTKLKNGQSGKIVYIKSAKRENLDTVLAMGLLPGRKVEVIRTSPSHVFQMEHTQIAVDREIAESIYIGELN; translated from the coding sequence GTGAAAATAAGTGAACCTGCAGAGGAAATACTTGAAAAAATGTGGGTATTCCTTGAAGATGAGGATGATAAACTTATACCAGTAAATGAATACGATAAAGATGCACTCAGGGAACTTGAAAGTTTAATGTTGATAGAGTATGAAGGTGATAAAGTTCAGCTGACTTCAGAAGGCTTTGAGGAATCTAAAAAAATAATACGAAGACACAGACTGGCTGAAAAACTACTCCATGATGTTTTAGGTATGAGTGGAGAAGATATGGAGACTGCTGCATGTAATTTTGAACATATAATGGAAGGTGGTGTAGAAGACAGCATCTGCACCGTCCTCTTCCATCCAGAAGAGTGTCCACACGGTAACCCCATACCTCCATGCGAGTGTCTTGAAGAAGCACGCAAAAGCGCTGCTGAGGTAAAAAAAGTTCTTGAAAAGTCAATTTTACCACTAACAAAACTAAAAAATGGACAGTCCGGTAAAATTGTTTATATCAAATCAGCTAAACGTGAAAATTTAGATACAGTACTTGCAATGGGACTCTTACCTGGCAGGAAAGTTGAAGTTATTCGAACCTCTCCTTCACACGTTTTTCAGATGGAACACACCCAGATTGCTGTAGACCGTGAAATTGCAGAAAGCATATATATAGGGGAATTAAACTAA
- the feoB gene encoding ferrous iron transport protein B codes for MGTETIKSWIKRFDRKPSFGEDHLELSSKIEKEKRKSKKLVLVGTPNVGKSLLFNRLTGAYVTVSNYPGTTVTSDSGSCDISGESFDIVDSPGMYSLSSITEEERISKLMLLEEEPDILLHVADAKNLERMLPLTLQLIEANLPVILVLNMMDEAEKVGLRIDHAKLEKELGIPVVPTAATTGRGVAELINKIGSYKPKTGYNIKYNEALESAINKISTLISDEYPISRRSLSLLLLQQDEDIEKLVKDKEDVDYNKIKKIVNETASKFRQPLNYLVKLRLQGEASEFVSSTSKEVEKVDIGFRESLSRVMINPLTGIPILLVILYFGLFWFVGVFGAGDLVGLVEEAFFGELINPWITDFVVNTIPYVPIQEFFVGDYGVWTLGITYAIGIILPIVTTFFLVFSILEDSGYLPRLALLIDRVFKVVGLSGRAVIPMVLALGCGTMATLVTRTLKTRRERTIATLLMALAVPCTAQLGVIFAVLALYPNALWLWALVILFNYIMVGFVASKIMPGDKPVFYMELPPLRVPRPSNVIKKTYTRLIWYIKEVIPLFILISIVLWGLMLAGILDVIIALIAPVINAIGLPVEASQTFILGFFRRDYGAAGLYDIQGALNGVQLLVAAIVVTLFMPCVAQFMIMVKERGMKLALLIAAFILVFAFTIGFVVNLILTSLGVVL; via the coding sequence ATGGGCACTGAAACCATTAAATCATGGATCAAAAGGTTCGACAGAAAGCCGTCTTTCGGTGAAGACCATTTAGAACTTAGCTCTAAAATCGAAAAAGAAAAAAGAAAATCAAAAAAATTAGTGCTGGTTGGAACTCCAAATGTGGGTAAAAGCCTGCTATTTAACAGACTTACCGGGGCATATGTAACTGTGTCAAACTATCCAGGAACCACAGTAACCAGTGACAGTGGTAGCTGTGATATAAGTGGAGAAAGTTTTGATATTGTTGATTCTCCAGGTATGTACTCTTTAAGTTCAATTACAGAAGAAGAACGAATTTCTAAGCTAATGCTCCTTGAAGAGGAACCAGATATTCTTCTTCATGTGGCAGATGCAAAAAATCTTGAAAGGATGCTACCATTAACATTACAGTTAATAGAGGCAAATTTACCGGTTATACTTGTCTTAAATATGATGGATGAAGCGGAAAAAGTAGGATTAAGAATAGACCACGCTAAACTTGAAAAAGAACTTGGAATACCTGTTGTTCCCACCGCAGCAACCACAGGGAGAGGGGTAGCTGAACTTATAAATAAAATAGGTAGCTATAAACCAAAAACAGGTTACAATATTAAATATAATGAAGCATTAGAATCAGCTATTAATAAAATAAGCACTCTTATTAGCGATGAATATCCTATATCCAGACGATCATTGTCTTTATTGTTATTACAGCAGGATGAAGATATAGAAAAGTTAGTTAAAGATAAAGAGGATGTAGATTATAATAAAATTAAGAAAATAGTAAATGAAACAGCTTCCAAATTCAGGCAGCCTTTAAATTATTTGGTGAAGCTTAGATTACAGGGGGAAGCAAGTGAATTTGTGTCCTCAACATCAAAAGAAGTAGAAAAGGTAGATATAGGCTTTCGAGAAAGCTTGAGCAGAGTAATGATAAACCCTTTAACAGGGATACCCATATTGCTCGTAATTTTATATTTTGGCCTTTTTTGGTTTGTAGGAGTATTTGGTGCTGGAGATCTGGTAGGGCTTGTAGAAGAGGCCTTCTTTGGAGAATTGATCAACCCCTGGATTACAGATTTTGTGGTTAATACAATACCCTATGTACCAATCCAGGAGTTCTTTGTAGGTGACTATGGTGTCTGGACACTGGGTATAACTTACGCCATTGGAATAATACTTCCAATAGTAACCACCTTCTTTCTGGTATTTTCAATCTTAGAAGACAGTGGATATCTTCCAAGGTTAGCACTGCTAATAGACAGAGTCTTCAAAGTTGTAGGGCTTAGTGGAAGAGCTGTTATACCAATGGTACTTGCATTAGGCTGCGGTACTATGGCAACTCTGGTAACCCGAACTTTAAAAACCAGACGCGAGAGAACAATTGCCACACTGCTTATGGCGTTAGCTGTACCCTGTACAGCACAATTAGGTGTTATATTTGCTGTTTTGGCTCTATATCCAAATGCTCTGTGGCTATGGGCTCTGGTGATATTATTTAACTATATCATGGTCGGATTTGTAGCATCTAAAATCATGCCTGGAGATAAACCCGTCTTTTATATGGAACTGCCTCCACTTAGAGTTCCAAGACCTTCAAATGTGATAAAAAAGACTTATACAAGGCTTATATGGTATATCAAGGAAGTGATCCCTCTTTTCATCCTGATAAGTATTGTACTATGGGGTTTAATGTTAGCAGGTATTCTGGATGTGATTATAGCACTCATAGCACCAGTTATAAATGCAATAGGATTGCCGGTTGAAGCTTCACAGACATTTATACTTGGATTCTTCAGGAGAGATTATGGTGCTGCAGGATTGTATGATATACAGGGTGCTTTAAATGGAGTACAGCTTTTAGTGGCCGCTATAGTAGTAACACTGTTCATGCCCTGTGTTGCACAGTTCATGATAATGGTAAAGGAAAGAGGTATGAAATTGGCTCTTTTAATAGCAGCATTCATCCTTGTATTTGCATTTACCATTGGATTTGTAGTTAACCTAATATTAACCAGCTTAGGAGTTGTTTTATGA
- a CDS encoding YbaN family protein, translating to MEVKRVFFFSLGVILLSTGAAGVFIPLLPTTPFVLASFFCFGKSSKRTESWISNNRYFGSYIENYKTKNGVSLDVKLKSIAFLWLMLIFSSTFFFNQFYILLLLIIVGMAVTAHILLLKQKCEFNF from the coding sequence ATGGAAGTAAAAAGAGTATTTTTCTTTAGCTTAGGTGTTATATTATTAAGTACTGGTGCTGCAGGCGTTTTTATTCCATTACTTCCAACCACTCCATTTGTTTTAGCATCATTTTTCTGTTTTGGTAAAAGTTCAAAGAGAACTGAAAGCTGGATTTCAAATAATCGCTACTTTGGAAGCTATATTGAAAATTATAAGACTAAAAATGGTGTTTCTTTAGATGTAAAGCTGAAAAGTATTGCTTTTTTATGGCTAATGTTAATATTCTCATCTACATTCTTTTTTAATCAATTTTACATCTTATTACTGCTAATTATTGTGGGAATGGCAGTTACAGCACACATTTTGCTCTTAAAACAAAAATGTGAATTTAATTTTTAG
- the cgi121 gene encoding KEOPS complex subunit Cgi121, with the protein MNNKPDIQIAGFKSSIDNFEELINKISKISKNCTVQLIDADGIAGYEHVLHATIHAVKAFERGENIAKDLGLEICVRASAQRQISKALSILGIKEGKMNICAVAVDCSENIIDELGIILGKQDDSILKFDETLLKEIYNISDREIETAGSISSVMMEKTTLLILET; encoded by the coding sequence ATGAATAATAAACCCGATATTCAGATAGCAGGCTTTAAGTCCAGTATAGACAATTTTGAAGAGCTAATAAATAAAATAAGTAAAATAAGTAAAAATTGTACAGTCCAGCTTATAGATGCAGATGGAATTGCAGGATATGAACATGTTCTTCACGCCACCATTCATGCAGTTAAAGCATTTGAACGAGGTGAAAACATTGCAAAAGACCTTGGACTTGAAATATGTGTGCGTGCATCTGCCCAAAGACAGATATCTAAAGCACTTTCAATTTTAGGGATAAAAGAAGGTAAAATGAACATTTGCGCCGTTGCTGTAGATTGCAGTGAAAATATAATAGACGAATTAGGAATTATATTAGGTAAACAAGACGACAGTATCTTAAAATTTGATGAAACCCTTTTAAAAGAAATTTATAACATTTCAGATAGAGAAATAGAAACTGCAGGCAGTATTTCCAGTGTTATGATGGAAAAAACCACGTTGCTGATACTTGAAACATGA
- a CDS encoding DNA helicase PriA encodes MKCALCGHVFDENKRLEICKGCLGSGCKKIRCPNCGYEILPEPEIGSKIVKFLKRRFKSENK; translated from the coding sequence ATGAAGTGTGCGCTCTGCGGACATGTTTTTGATGAAAATAAAAGGCTTGAAATCTGTAAAGGATGTCTTGGATCAGGTTGTAAAAAAATCCGATGCCCAAACTGTGGATATGAAATTTTACCAGAACCAGAAATTGGCTCAAAAATTGTAAAATTTTTAAAAAGGAGGTTTAAAAGTGAAAATAAGTGA
- a CDS encoding DUF2226 domain-containing protein produces the protein MELPINRPSQMSYADEMDFNRLLGKLKSERFNGFIRVTSGSGEGYILFNEGKQRASSFEDYSKIEALEKIKSIVKNNKALIEVFDIKKSQMDYIMELNKFFIIDSDLDSDLSVDDIIDELKKTEKIPAPVEEVKENPGAISSSVTETHESIKDSLGQVDKQENEFIEPGVEGENVDREDLMKKYGLKDVSEEEACNILETYKGGSLSDDDVEKIELMLMNKIKKLIFGIPKIRGSEVMVSLDNTSKVSGTVNIALEYKSKGLLSRIMGESRDLENLRREIINITQMEVKKSFKKYPEIVDDFVVIVWCKSF, from the coding sequence ATGGAGCTGCCAATTAACAGACCATCTCAAATGTCTTACGCTGATGAGATGGACTTCAATAGACTTTTAGGCAAACTAAAATCAGAAAGGTTTAATGGATTTATAAGGGTAACTTCTGGATCTGGTGAAGGTTATATTCTTTTTAACGAAGGTAAACAGAGAGCATCATCATTTGAGGATTATTCAAAGATAGAGGCACTTGAGAAAATAAAATCTATAGTTAAAAATAATAAAGCACTTATAGAAGTTTTTGATATTAAAAAATCCCAGATGGATTATATTATGGAACTTAATAAGTTTTTTATAATTGATTCTGATTTAGATTCTGATTTAAGCGTTGATGACATTATTGATGAACTTAAAAAAACTGAAAAAATCCCTGCACCAGTAGAAGAAGTGAAGGAAAACCCCGGTGCAATTTCAAGCTCTGTTACAGAAACTCATGAAAGCATAAAAGATTCTTTAGGACAGGTAGATAAACAGGAAAACGAATTTATAGAGCCTGGAGTTGAAGGTGAAAATGTTGATAGGGAAGACCTTATGAAGAAATACGGCCTGAAGGACGTTAGCGAAGAAGAAGCTTGCAATATCCTTGAAACATATAAAGGAGGATCATTAAGCGATGATGACGTTGAAAAAATTGAATTAATGCTGATGAATAAAATTAAAAAGTTAATATTTGGTATTCCTAAAATAAGGGGTAGCGAAGTTATGGTATCTTTAGATAATACTTCAAAAGTTTCTGGAACTGTAAACATAGCCCTCGAATACAAAAGTAAAGGATTATTATCCAGGATCATGGGTGAATCCAGAGATCTTGAAAATTTAAGAAGAGAGATAATAAATATTACTCAAATGGAAGTAAAAAAGAGTTTTAAAAAATATCCAGAAATTGTGGATGATTTTGTAGTTATAGTCTGGTGCAAAAGTTTTTGA